The sequence ccagtttcctcatctgtaaaacagggatgatAGTACCTACCTCAATAGGTTTTTGGGAAATTTAAATAAGTTGATGTATATAAAGACCTAAGAACAGTGCCTGGATATAATAAATGTTACATtaagtgttattattattattattttagtcacATAAGGCCAAACAAAAATTGATGTTATAAAAATGGATAAATACACTGTATGTTTTCCACTGTAATGTTAACTTTAGCTAAAATAATAAACAGTCTCTCAAtagtatttttcattaaaataagaatttcaCCTGCACCTAAACATAGTtgactatataaaaattataagcatTAGTAAAGTAATAAGCATTATTACCATGTAgataattctaaatttaaaataattgcaaTCATACTGTATACAATAAAGTAGCAAAATTTATCATAGCAATCCCATATATGTGTTTATTCTATAGAAggtattttatgaatatattctaAAGTTGTAAAGAATAAATACACATTTCCTAATAGCAAAACCCACTATTTTCTGAAGCTAATTCTACTAGAAGCAGGAATATTCGAGTTGGAAGACGTGTCTGTGGAAAGATCTGAACATAGACTTGGGAAGACTAATTTAGAAAAAGTCTGGACCTGGGGAAAGGCTGGAAGACCTGAACTATGGAACATGTTAGAATACCTGGATATCGTAGACACAGGAAGACCTGAATGTTAGAAGACCGGTACACTGGAGACAGAAGACGTGGATTTTGAGCCCATTGTTGGAAAACTGGGTAGTTTTCGGAAGACATGGTGATGTTGGAAGACATGGAGTTGCTGGCAGACGTGGAGATGCTGGCAGACGTGGAGATGCTGGCAGACGTGGAGATGCTGGCAGACGTGGAGATGCTGGAAGCCCTGGAGATGCTGGAAGACCTGGAGGTGTAGGAAGACATGAATTTTCTGGAAGATGTGGATTTTCTGGAAGACGTCACTTTGTTGGAAGACGTGGGTATGCTGGAAGCTATAAATTTGATGGAAGATTCAGCTTTGTTGGAAGACCAGGGTTTGCTGGAAGCCGTGGATTTTCTGGAAGCCATGGATTTGATGGAAGACGTGGATAGCCTGGAAGACCTGGAACTGATTGGAAGATATTGATTTCCTGGAAGCCATGGCTTTTCTGGAAGACATGGATTTTCAGGAAGACCCGAATTGTCCGGAAGATCTTGACTGTTTGGAAGATGTAGATTAGCTGGAAGACCTGGAGGTTACTGGAAGACGTAGATCTCAAGGAAGACATATATTTGCAGAAGACCAAGACTAGGTGGAAGACATGAATTTTCTGGAAGACGTGGCTTTATTGGAAGACTTTGATTTGGTGGAAGTCATAGATTGGTTAGAAGACCTAGATTTTTCTGGAAGATGTGGATTGTCTGGAAGACCTTGAAATCATTGGAAGACACTGATTTTTCTGGAAGACGTGGATTTTCCTGGAAGATATGGATTTTGTGGAAGACCTATAATTGCTGGAAGACTGGATTTACTGGAAGGTGTGGATTGTCTGGAAGACGTGGTTTGTTTGGAAGACGTGGATTGTCTGGAAGACATGGATTCTCTGGAAGACTGAGATTAGCTGGAAGACCTTGATGTTGTTGGAAGACTTGGAGTTACTGGAAGACCTTGAGTTGTTGGAAGACCTTGACACTGGCGCCATTGGAAACCCTGGACATTGGAGACATTGGAAGCACAGGATGTTGGAGACATTGGAAGCCTTGGATTTTGAGGATATTTGGTTATTCTGGATATTGGAGACTTTGGAGGCCCTGAATGTTGGAACTCATGGATATTAGAAGCCCTGAGCACTAGAGACATTGCAAATCCTGGACATTTGGGTGCCCTAAACATTGGAAGGTATTGGCAATAGAAGATCTAGACAGTTAGCAATTCTAAAATCAGAAACCCTGGATATTGAGAGACATTGGAAAATCTGAATATTGGTGTACTCATATTAAAAGACAGAATTTGAAAGAtgtaattttaatgatgttgtaaGTCAAAGATATTGAAAGCTCTGGATATTAAGAGACCTAGATTTTAATATATCAGGATGTTAAGAGACATAGTTACTTAGATATTGGGGATATTTGAACACCTGAATGATGAAGGAGCAGGTTCTTGAAGATGTTGAAAAACTTGGGCATTGGAGAATCTGGTAATTTTATAAGACATTATAAAATCAGAATTTAGGAGACATTAAAAGTTGTAGGAACTGTATAATGTAAATGCTGCACTTGGATACAGTGAAATCTGAGCTCTAGAAGACTAGTATATAGGAGGTAACAGAGAATTGGAAATATAGTAAAAGTGGAAGTTGTAATTCTGAACTCTGAAAGATAAGACCTATAACTTAAAGGCTTATTGTTGGAGATTTTAGAAGACCTAgatttttaattatcttaatattAAGAAGATTAGAAAACACTGGCATTGGAGATGTTGCAGGCGAAAGAGTGAAAAGATATGGATGTTATAACATTTAGAATATCTGGCAATTGGAGATGTTGGAAGCTCTGGAGTTCTGAAGACCTGATGTTAGCGACACTGAAGAACTTAAAAATCTTAATCTTAGATATATTGTAAGGTCATGTTGAAAGATATTGTCAATGTTGAAAGACTTTCATATTAGAATCtgatattacttttaaaaacatatcataAGGCTATTGTAATAAACTTTATGATTATGTCATTTCTTTCACTAGGAACCACAGGGAAAGGCCATCCTAGAAAGGTAACAAAGAAGAAGCAGGGAAATTCAAGTTAAAATACATAGTTTGGTCTGGCAactgtggctcagtagttgagctttgacctatgaaccaggaggtcacggtttgaatcctggtcaaggaatatacctgggttgcaggcttgatcccctatgtggggtgtgcaggaggcagccaattaatgattctctatcatcatggatgtttctatctctctccctatcccttcctctctgaaatcaataagaatatattttttttaaaaccacatagTTTGAATGGGCTGGAACCTATCTTAGTCTCTATTAACTGGCCTTCTGGGTATGTACTGTTTGACAGGATGGAAATGAGAAATTATCAAAGAATAAGCAAAATCAAGAGTAGGGAAACTACTTGGTTTTAGATAAGTTGTCAGCAAACATTCCCTATAAAggatcagatagtaaatatttaaggTTTTGCAGTCCGTATGGTTTGTGttgtaactactcaactctgaCATTGTCATGCAGCtgtagacaatacataaatgagtgGGCAtggctttatttttgaaaaaaaacagGGGTGGGGGCTAGATTTGGTCcaaaggcttttgtttgccaggcCCAGATCTAGATGCCAAATCTAGGGTATGGTAAACTTAAGTATATTTCAGGCTAGCAATCATATGCAAGAGAATGGATAGAACAATTTGAAGCCCAATGGTAAATAAATATACTATGTATGTGATGATACTCAGGAGATGAGGCTGGCGAGAACCTAAGAATGGAGTTTAGATTTCCACTTAATTGTTTCAGGAGCCCTAACAAGGTGATTTATATACAGAGCCAAAATTAAGTGGATAATATTCAGAGCCGCAGACAAAAGGGTTCAATGAGGATTATCTAATTTAGTAGGCTGAAAgcttaagaagaaaattaaagaaactcACCCCTACAGACTGAGGTCATCTTGCCAGGACTAAGTGCCACTCTCCCAAAGAGAGAGAATAGCCAGCCCATGGCAGACAAGAATTCAGTGGCAAACCCCTCTCTCTAAGTTCCATGTTCTTATCATATGGCACTCATCATATTCCTACCAATTAATCAAGTGTTAATGCTAAGTATtttcaatgatggaagagaatgaGAAGGAGACTACACCTTGGTAGGCATATCTCAGGTACTCCAGCTTATCCCCCAGAGCTTAAGTGATAAGCTTAAGAGATCAGGGTTGACCTGTAGGAAGAAGATCCTTAGTACTTAGCCAGATAGGTCTGAGACATACAGGAACAATCATATATACTGCATGAAAGATAACATTGGCATACAAAACTGACTAAGGTACACTGGGACTTGGCAATGATTTAAAGGTTAAGTAGTGGAATATACAGGGGATgtgaaaagtaggtttacaattgtgagtatatgagacacagagtttattcttgtattattatttaattaacctgcattttttccatatgaacaactgtaaacctatttttctcaCACCTGTACAGACAATGGGCAGCTACTGAAGATTTTTTAACAAGGAAGTAACAGAATCATAATTGTGCAGAAGGAAAGTTAGTATATCAATATCAAAGactattaaatatatatgctAGAACAGAAAAAAGTTCAAGTAAGAACACTTAAAGAACTGGGATGTGCATTATGAGGCCACTACAATCAACTAGATTAAGTGGTAGTAGGGGATTGGATTAAGGCAGTGACAGTTCTGTGGCTTAGCAGACATAGCATTAGAATAATAATAACTGCTCCTCATTCTGAATACCACTATTTTAAACTTCTTGAATGCCATCACAGAATacatgaaatacaaagaagttcAGAAGATAGTTATGAGGAATTTTCCTCACCTAGAAAGATTAATTAGACATCCAATTCTCTCAAAGGCAGTTGAGCCAATAACTTGTGATTTAAGCAAAGTAAGTCTTATATAGTTTTATCTTTAGTTCCTATCAACACAAGAGTGATTTAATTATCTTAAAAGTGAAACCAAGTTGATGGATTATATTCTAGAGAATAGGACTACTCTACATGTTAAAAAAGTCATTACTTTcaatatctaaataaataaatatcatgcAACAATAACCACATTGTAAATATAGCATATGGAATCACCATAGGTCAAAGAGTAACAAAGGGACAAAGGAGTTATTATTTTAGGTATCTCTcagaagcaaacaaataaaaatattaaaaatgaatttttattcctTCTCTATTCTTAAAACCATTATGCATACCTTATTTTGAggaaaatttgataaaatattaaaattttgcaAAGACAGGAATAAACTATCATATTCTAGTTCTATAATGCTTatttgttataataataataacagaaaaaaaatgtgtgtgctttctatgtgccaggcactgtactaagcaTCTCATATAATCTCGTAGCAAGCCTATAAAGCAGGTATTTTTGACCctgttttacagattagaaaCCCAAGCctgaaatggtttaaaaaaaacatgctCACAGTCACAAAGCTGGTAATTGGCAGGGACAGGATTGAAAACAGGTCTGTCTAATTCCAAAGCCTTAGGCCATGTGCTGGCTTCTCATGCCCCAGAGTTATCCTGCCAGGACTAAGCACCACTCACCCCAAAAGAGGGAGTTTTCACGCAGGGCATACAAGAAGCCAGTGGCAAAGCCCTCATTCTGTCTCATGTTCTTCTCATTATTGCACTCATCATACCACTGCCAATTAATCAAGAACCAACCCTGAATGTTTGTCATGAGGGTTAATTATATCTTAGGCTATATGTAATAATGCGAGAAAGATGAAATGCGATGTCTCAAGCCCACTAGGTTCATATTTAATTTATCAATATTTGTTGTACATGCTAATGAAATAAACTATCCTTtcacctattttctttttattgtttctaagaACATATACACTTTGTTCATAGCACATCATATTTCTGAATTCTTAGATAAACAACCAGAATACACTGACTTCAAAGGCCATTAAAAGGTAATAATACTATGTAAAGTTCAGTGATCAATGTATTTCACAGCACAAACATGACTCACACAGTCTTTTAGACTATACACACTGTAGAAGCCCTTTATTAGCATTCAGGTGATGGCAAGCATGTAATCTAATGTTCAGATTAAAGAGCCttctctgcatttttattttaaacaaataaaaggctGTTTTCAAATGTAATGCCAGTTTTCTAACATTTTATACAAATTTCAGTAATCTGGGCTACCCTTTCTCCCAAccccttttttttgtctttttgccaGTTGTTAAATATGTCTGGAAAGGAGGGAAATTCCATGTACTTCATAATATTGTATACAAAATTTTACCTGAGTCATTCAACAGCAGAAAGATTCTTTCCACTCAAGCTCtacataaaatatactaaaagaaATATCAAATTTCAATTTGGGGGACtagccttaattttaaaaaaggaaacacctGTTTACATGGCAGTGTTGTCATTAACTTCTATTTCTACCACTTAGCCTATACCCACTTTCACACCCTCCTGTAAATTTTGCTGACTTGTTTAATACAACCATATTAAAACCATCTATCATTTACCctcataaatatatttctttgattattttacCTGGATATTGCCTTAAATAAGAATTAGATTTATCCCAATGTTTTTTTTCAAGTGGCCTGGGCCCTAGACAAATGTCTCCATGTATCAAGCCAAAGTCTAGGCATTCCTGTGAAAACTAAAATCATCTAGTAGTCAGTTTCCCATTACATTAGTTTATATTCACAGTTCCtggtttaatttaaaatttgatttttctaattctgttcaaattaagagaaaaaatgcCAATGCAGCAATCTCAATGAATGGTAAAATTATcaggaaagcattttttaaaggcaTAGAGAACCACTGTTTATACTGGTGAAACGATTGACTTAGAAGCTATTCACCTCTACAAATGATTAAGACTATGCCGAATTCCATGGAACCTTGAAATAGTAACCATACAGAGTTCTCTGTTTTGGTTTATGAAAGcaataaatacaaaatgttaaaatgttttaatcaaaatatctattcattattattttccccaaaccCTGTAACTCAGAAGAAAAACAGTAATTATCATAAAAAGAAACTCACAGGAGGTACTCTCTATCTTTTCTTCTAGGAAGTTTATGCTatgtttgtttcccttttttttccaTGGCATCTATGTCTAACACTCTTTTCTGGGAGGGACTAAAATGTGATAAAGCTTGAATcataaacacaatttttaaaataacaagaacATAATACAGTAACACTACTACTTGGTCTCTATGAAAGGGCTTAGTTACtcacaaaaatcaaccaatgaggTTGATACACCTTTCTTTAAAGGTAACAATGTCAGAGATAGAAGGACCTTAGGGACCAAGTGGTCCTATTCTCTCATTTGGCAGATAAGGTAAAAGTAGGGTGATTTGACTAAGACCATCCATTTACCTAGTGACAGAGCAGAAACTTGAAATAAAGGTTACCTAACTACTGGGCCCATactatttacattatattttctattataattcTGTTTAGACGTAGAGCAGTGGTTTGCCATCATGACTATATGCAAAAAAATCACTTGAGAAACTTTCAAAATATACACATGATGGCTCAATCCATGATTCAGCATACCTAGAAACAGGTtccaatatttgtattttttccccaaaggTCCCCATCAAGATTTTGATGTGAACTCAGTGTTAAGAATAATTGTGGCTTAGAGCAAGAGAGTAACCTTCTCTGGCACTATGAAAGTCACTAGCTCTAAAGTAACCTATAAGGAATTTTCCAACTCTCATCTGCCTCTTTTGAATTTATTAAGGAATGTCTGTCATTTCAACTGTAATTATGCAAGCAAGCCCTTTaaacttttgtattatttttttacctttcctTTGATCACTTCAAACTCAGATATAGATAAGCTATAATTCAGACCTCCACGCtgcaggggttggggggtgggggattacTGGATTTCTGACACCTTTAGGGAAGAAGTATCAATACTCTTTTCTGGAGGATATTCAACTATTCAAATCACTGGGAAGACCAGAAATAAGAACAGAGAAGATTGATGACAATGAACTCTAGCAGCATCTCTTCCATGATTAGGTATCAAAGTCAAgccaggaatatatatatatatatatatatatatatatatatatatatatctatctaataatagagtaatatgcaaattaggcatcactccacgacaaaaatggcggcccccatacccacaagatggcggcgcccagtcccctcagctctgctgctggagtgtctggcctgtcccaccagcaaacagagcactgagagcagggcatggttgcttccttagtgctgctgcagtgggaagcctccaggccctgcacatacagagccggcggaggagcagggcctgttgCCAGggcgatcgggaagacgccaggccctgcacacacggagccggCAGAAGAGCAGGCCAtggcgtcttcccgatggtcgctgAGGCGAtcaggaagactccagtg comes from Eptesicus fuscus isolate TK198812 chromosome 1, DD_ASM_mEF_20220401, whole genome shotgun sequence and encodes:
- the LOC103298456 gene encoding LOW QUALITY PROTEIN: cerebellar degeneration-related antigen 1 (The sequence of the model RefSeq protein was modified relative to this genomic sequence to represent the inferred CDS: deleted 1 base in 1 codon; substituted 2 bases at 2 genomic stop codons), with the protein product MLEYLDIFSEDMVMLEDMELLADVEMLADVEMLADVEMLADVEMLEALEMLEDLEVXEDMNFLEDVDFLEDVTLLEDVGMLEAINLMEDSALLEDQGLLEAVDFLEAMDLMEDVDSLEDLELLEDIDFLEAMAFLEDMDFQEDPNCPEDLDCLEDVDXLEDLEVEDMNFLEDVALLEDFDLVEVIDWLEDLDFSGRCGLSGRP